The stretch of DNA AACCCCATACCCTGTGCTCCACTTAAGGAGGACGTCTCCCCAGTTCTTGCCACTCCCACAATCAGAGCAGGTGAGGTTCACAATTATTCAGCCTCATCTCCAAGGAACCTTTAACTGCAACAGAGATCCTTGGGCCATTATGAGATGCTACTTTTTAGTTCTTAGTTATAGGAACATAAAACCACGTTAAGAAAAAGCAACCACCACAAATACATGAAAGCCATTTACTCCTGGTGAATTCCTCGGGGTCCCAGGTTCAACACTTTCCGTGATGTCAGAGTACTCAGTCAGGGATGATGGGAACAGGGTGTCAGAATAGTCTTGATGGTCTTGCCAGCAACagctttttcttgctttccataATTTGGTCTTAGCCGTTTTCCAGTTGTCTTCATGTAAATAAAGTGGCCCATGGCAATCATGATTCTGTAATTGTTACAGTGCCTTTGTAACTTGACACTGTTCCCAAATCCCCTTACTCACACCGCCCCTGAGATGGGGGTGTGAAGGGGTTGGTGGGCTTGTGCATATGAGGCAATGTGAATGATTTCATTATGACCGAATACGCTTTACTCAATAAGTACTCAAACGCTACCACCTCACTTGCAGTAGAAGTGCTAGGGACGAAACCAAGAGACTGGCTGAATAATGGGAAGGTTAAATGCATGAgtattttaataggaaaaaatattaaaaacaaaaccagaactcGTATGGAAAGAGGCTTCTGACTAGGCCCTCCTTTCTAGCAGTTTGGCACCTGGTAACAAAATTTGACATTGGGGGAGGGAGCAGCTTGACAAGGTCCACATGAAGCAGCCTTGAGATTTTTTCGCCCACTTCCATTTCTCCTCAGCATCAAAGGAAAGTGCATGGTTAAGAAGTGAATCAGACAGCGAGAGATCTATACAGTTATCCTGTGAGTGTGTGGCAAAGCCATCAGGACGCAAATCTCCTGTCTTGAGTTCAGAGCTGTGTGCTTTAAGATTTGACCCCACTAAAGACAGAATCCTTCAGGCTGGTCCCTTCCCAAACCTAAGGGGCTGTCCTTGGCCACTTTCAACCTGAAGCTGCTGAGCAGTCTTTAGGATATGTAACAGCCTATTTTTTGGACGATACAGTAACCACAACCTCTTAAGTCTCTTAATTCTCCTACTTTATACCCATGAGGTAGAGGCAGGCACACTCCAGTGAAGGAGAAGCCTCAATTCAGGTTGTACTTTGGATGAAACATCCCCTCAAGGTGTAGAAGAAGACGGAGAGGTTctgcccaggcttgtctttaGTTGCAGGAAGAGGTGATGTCAGATCTGGGCAGGTCAGGGAGACTCCCTCGAAAAGGTCTTCCCAGGCAGACAAGAGGGCTTTTCCTATTCCTCACCTCCCTTAGGTGAGGGCTGAAAGCAGATCTCCTCACATGGGGACCTAGCTAGGAGGTCTTTTCTGAGTGGGTCCTCTGATGTCTAATTAAGTGATAGCCTCTGCTGAAGCTTTTCCCACAGGTAGGGCATGTGAATGGTTtctccccagtgtgtgttctctGATGCCTGACAAGGTGGTCCCTGCGACTGAAGCTCTTCCCACATTCGTTGCATCGGCAGGGCCTCACTGAGGCATGTCCTCTCAAGTGCTTGGCGAACGCTACGCTGTGGGTGAAGCAGCGCCCGCACTCGCTGCAGAGGTAGAGTTCTTCGGCAGCGTGCGTCTTCCGGTGCGCCAGGTACCGCCTGTGTTCACTGAAGTCCTCGCCACACTCTCCACACAAGTAGGGTTTGCCTCCCAGGTGGATTCTTTGGTGTGTTGTTAACACAGATTTCTGGCTGAAGCTTTTGCCACAAATAGTACAAAAGAAGGGTTTTTCTCCTGTATGTGTCCTCTGATGCCTGACAAGGTCTGAAGTCCAGCGGAAGTGCTTTCCACAGTCATCACATCTATAGGGCTTCTCCACAGATGGAGTTCTCTCGGCCTGGGTCAAAGGGGAGGTCTCTTCCAAATTCTTCTGGTTTAGGGGGTATTTATAAGGCGTGTTCATCTTATGAACCTTTTGGTGCCTGGCAAGATGTGAGCTGCGTGTGTAACTTTTTCCACACTCcatacatttatagggtttctctcccgTGTGAGTCCTCAGGTGTCTAACAAGATGGGAGTTACAAGTGAAGCTCTTTCCACATACAGAACAGTCATGATGCCTCCCTAACAGGGGCTGGATGGGCGTAGTTTCCTGAAGGTTCACAAAACTATTCACTTGAGAAATATTTGTACCAAATCGTCTTTCATTAAGTCCACCTGGATTGTCCTCAAAGACTATTTCCCAATCTGGAGTCTGGTGAATTTCTGGTTCTCCCAAAACAGGCCTGTGTATATCCTCCAAACTCAGATCTTCCAGCTCCGGACACTCTTCCTCATCTTTACTCCTATCTCCTGTAGAAAGGGTGAGAGGAAAAAAGGGGTCATTGTAGTGGCAACAATGCCTTCTACACAACgggagacatttttaaaaaggggttTGAGACAGCAAGACTCAATGGAATGCCTGTCCTGTGCCAAGCACTTTCTCATATTGTTATGCTATCAACAAACCTTGGTATGCAGAAATATCATCTTCATTTTGTAAATGCAGAGACTGAGAATTGAGGGTTTAAGGGAATTGTACAGTAAATGGTCTATCTGCAATTCCAAAAGTTAGCATTTTTCTTTCACCCTTTTGTATTACATTGCTATCAGACAAATGAtgggaggagaaaagaggagggaaatGACAGAAGAAATGGCTGTCAGAAGGAGAAAGCAGTACTGGCTGACATGTTAGAAGAACTGATGAGAGCGGGGCCCTACAGAGAGAGAAGCACTGCCTAGAGGAACTGCCGGCTCAGGGTGGGTAAGACCCTTTTTGTCATTCCTCACCTGTGTAGGTAAAACTCAGGATTTCTGGCTCTTGAGTCTCTTGAGGCTCTTGGATATCTGGGACCCAAGGCTCTTCCTCTCTAACCTGGGAGATCTCATCAGGTCTGGGGATTGGAAATGCTGCTCAAGAGAGGGAAAATAGGATATCACGATTGGCTCAACAATTCCCTGTGTTAAGAGTGGACCTTTTCTATTTGGTAGGTTGTGGAGCAAATACATAGCTAGCTCAGGTCATGAAATCTTTCATCTCTTTAGTTTGTGTACTTTTAACCAAGGATTGCATATCTCTTGTCTTTCTTGTGGTTTTCACCTGCAACTCAATAATTACACCGTTGTACACCTTATCCTCTTTTTCCATACTCAAGAAAGATTATCTCCAACTCTTGTTTTAACACTCATGTgcttacttcaaatatttctgcACTAAAGCTGTAATATTACAAGTCTGTTTCCCTATTAGAGGTTTCCATTtccaaacatttatcttttatttgaaaGGATACCATATTTTGCACCTAATCCCTCAATTTTATTGGTGGGGAGGGCATAAGAGAAGTTCACTGCATACAATCTAAGGTCTAAGATCCCCCAAAATTTCCAGCAGGAAAAAGATCTCTGGGCTTAGAATACTCTAGAATACTTGAAATTCCTTACACAGAGAGACTACAATTCCACAGTCTTCTTCCAAGACATATTCTCCATAGAACTCTTTCTGTGTTGGGTCCAGATCACTCCACTGGTCCTGGGAAAAGCATACGGCCACATCCTTGAACGTTACCAGTCCCTGAAACCACATAAGGATTTCATCAAAATGTGACGCTCCAGGTAGCCTCGCATTTTGTACCTGTTGGAAGTCACCCAATAGGAAGACTATATCTAGGAGATGAAGGGAGCTCAAGTGGTGGGCTGCTTAAACTCATTCTCAGGGGAGCTATGTGTCCCCTAGCGTCCTGCACTGGCCCTGCCCCCTCCAACTCCATCACTTTCCCTGAGGACCAGCTTATGTTCTTCTTAAGGTACTGTTTAAAATTTAGGAAAGGTCTTAAAAATCATCATCCCTACTTGACACTTTAATGCTACATACATTTCTGCAAAATTTATCTTTTCTAGTAAACTTTCCCGAACGACTCTAATCACTTTCAATAGTTTCTACACTCTATAGAATTACAGTTAGATTACAATCTAAAACCATACatgaattctatttctttttctccagccaCACGGCTTAGTTTCAGGgctttgatcatggtgaatacTTCCTAAATGTCTCAGCAGTACAGTCTGTCATACTTACAAATGACTATCAGatttattccttaaaaaaaaaactaaaaaaccctCATTTGACAACTTCGAAGTTGTACTGGAGTGTtacaaaataatctcattttgtGAGCTTTTCTAGTCAATGGCAAATAAACAGGCGTTGGCGCCTATGGATCCAATAGAGGGTATGATAATTTATCTCATCatctcctcccctttctccttcccttccaagcatctgcagaactgtgagcttaAAACTGGCAAGAGTGTAAATGTGCATCCTGCTTCACCTGTTTAGTATGGCTAATGCCCAGTGGTTCTTCAAACAAACTCTCTGTGGTACAGAGGTAATTAGGGCACACCTGTGACAGAGCAGTAAGAAGAGCAACCATCTCTGAGTCTCCAGAGCTCCTCTCTGCAGGAAGGTCTGGCTCCTGGGGCACTGGGACCTCTATGAAGAAGAGAAGGCAAAGGTCAGTAATACGCAGCGTGCcccaaaaatggacaaaaatcttGGCATCCCTCACCATCTTTGGTAAGAAGGTGGCCCTATCCTTCCTATTATGGGAACCAAGAACCAGGCCTAAGGGTAGCTCCCATATCCCACACCCATTACCTATAAGACCATCAGAATGCCAAGAGAACAAGCAACAACCTGCTATCTAAGCTTGGCCCTATTTTTAGGGGACTCTAGCTGGTGGTTCTGTCTCCTCTTGACATCCTGGATTCTGTGATTTCTTTCCATGCAGTCTACCCAGCTTCCCTGGTACAGGAGAAACGTCCCCCTCCTTGCCTGCCTTCTGCCACAATCCCCCCTTTCTGCTGAGGCTTCCCACCGCTCTCCTGCAGGGACTGGAGCTCCTCTTCCCGGTGTGGACGCTGCTCTGCCGGTGCCCCCCGATCTGGGCTCTGTGTGGTTTCCTCAGGAGACTGCTGGGGGGTCGAGCTTTGCACAGGATCCTGTAGCTCACTAGGTGACTCAGGCTCTGCTCCTAAATGCACCGTCTCCTCTGACAGGACTTCCTGGCCGTGAACATGGACAGTCACCTGGGAATAATTCCAACTTCCAGTCACCATGGAGTCAGGAGGAAGTTCTTGGTTGTCATGGGAGCTTATTTTAGGAGAAGACGTCTACAGAAAACACTCCCAGAGGGACCCAGACAAGGAGGGGAAACTCCAGTTCCAACGGAGCAGGCAAGGAGGAGCTGAAGGTTATCCTCCCCAGGACGAGGCAGGGGATGCGCAGGCCTGCAATGCTCTCTCACCACCCCCAGCCTTGGCCCCGTCACCCAAGGCTCCTTCCCATCTCCACCTGTCCCACCTGTAGCTCTCCTTGCTGCCTGCTTCCCTAGCTGACCAGCCAGGAAGGGGGATCTGTGACTGGGGATCTATGAGAACCTTTGAGGAAGTCACAAAATTCTCCTCTCCAGGAACCCAAGGCTCAACATTCAAAGAAGGGAAAACCAAAGCCATGACCCTTTGGTGGCTGAGACCCCTCAGATGGTCCCTACACAGGTGTtccaaaatccagaaagtcacattcatacacacacatcccCCTAATCCACGGGGCTCATGGATCTATGAGCAACCCGAGGGCAGAGTCCACTAATAATTTACGGGGATCCTACAAGCTCGCCCCCAAATCCAGCCTTCCAGCAAATAGTCCCCCTCCACATCACACAGATCAGGACTCCCCCTCCTCACCCACCGCCTTGGTCTCCTGGGTTGTTTCTGCAAACCCTCCACCAGCGTCACCGCCTCCTCGCCACTTTCTGGCCGTTGGCCCCGCACCCAGCTCTGCAGTTCTCCGGGCAGGACGGTAAGAAATTGTTCCAGCACAAGCAGCTCTAGGATCTGCTCCTTTGTCCGCCTCTCCGGTCTCAGCCACTGGTGACAAAGTTCTCGGAGTCTGATGAGAGCTTCTCTGGGGCTTGCGGCTTCCTGATAGCGGAAGCGCCGGAAGTTCTGGTGGGAGGTCTCCAGCACTGGGTCATCCCTCTGTAAGACAGACTCTGGCCCACAGGTGAAATCATCTTCCAGTTTCACCATCAGAATTCCCTCTTCTTCCCAAAGATCCTGGTCCTCTGGTTCCACGGCTGTAGCCATTTCTTGGCTTTGGGGTGGTCTCACACCATCTAGAGCTCACACTGTCATTAGACCCCAGCCTCAGCCTGGACACAGCGAGGATTTTCTCCCAAGGGCCCTGGATAGAGAAGTAAAGACAAACAAAAGTATAAGCATGAAACTATACACAAGGACAACAGTCTGAGTTCAATCATAATCCTCTATACAAACTTCTTCAAATGGTTAAATCCTCTTTTCCCCAACCTCCATAACCATAAATCAACACATCCAGTTGGGAGAGGACAATCCACGACTAAAGGTGTGGTCCTCTATCCCCCTTCCTAGGCAAAGTTCATACTCCACAAGAAAATACTGCATTTCCACTTCATGAATACTGCCAATTCCATCTCTTAAGACTCCAAATCggttccctcctcttccttcctacAGACCGCCTTAGTTTCACCCTTTATCATCTGCTGCCTGGACTACTGCTCTAACTTCCTGAGATCCCTGCAGTACTCAACTATGAGCAAAGTGCAACAGAATTACCTGTGGAGGTTTTGTAAAACACAGTATCACACATTTTTCAGACACTCTGATTCAGTCAATCCAGGTAACTGTATGTTTAGAGATGCTACATGCAGTTCGAAAGTGTATCCATGGTTGAGAAACACCAACCATGAGGGAGGTGTGTAAGGTTATGAGCGAAAGTTCTGGAGTCAAGCTACCTGTGTTCGAATCCTGGCTCTATCGCTTACTAGGTATTTCCGGAGTGAGACCATAGGTAAGTTCTCATTCTCCTTATGCTGGTTTCTCTGTCTATAGAAGGGAGATAATAATGGTTTTCATCTAGTAAATttactgtaaggattaaatgtatTACTATCTTTGCTTAGAAGAGTGATGGCACCAGCGGTTATCTTCCTAAATTATAGTTCCAACTGTattactcaatattttaaaataaaacctttttaatgTTAGTAAAAATCAGTTCCAAAATCCTGGGAATGACATGAAGCTCTTTACAATTAGCCCCCAAGCTATTTTTCAAGCTTCAGATCCTACCCTTTCCCTGTATTGCCTGGTTATCTGGTTATAAAAAATGTATTGCTGATCTTCCTACAACAGGGTGCCTTTTCAGCCCTCCATGTCTTTTTGAAGGTTGTTCCTTCTGCACAGACTACCCTCCACCCTTCCCCCTTCCATGCTACATggtgtgttctttctttttaacaggTCTTGTCTTCTTTATTCCCACGATTTACAGCTTAGGTCCCCCTCACTTCTCATCTGGATGACTGCAACTGCCTCCAAATGTGAGCTATCTGCCTCCAGATTTGTCACCTTCACATTCCCACTATGACCAGTACGAGCGCTACTGGCAAATGTGCTCATGTCCCTTTCCTATCTAAGATCCTTCCATCACTCCCCGCTGTCTTGTTAAATGAAATACAAACTTCAAAGCATTCTACATTAGGTTGATGTTCATCTTGTTATTCTCTTTGCCCTCCTCTCCAATCCTTTCAGAcatcacacatacatatatgtacatgcaaAGCACATGAGTCCCATGTTCTTTAGCTTTTGAACATGCTGTTTCTTCTGATTCTTTATCCTTGCTTAGgttaaacttaaaatttttcaagaCATAAGCTCAGGCTTCATGTCTTCTGAGATGTTTTCTTTGATCCCATTTCCCCTACTCTTAGACATGGTTAGAAATCACCTAAGTCCTCCCGTAGTGACCCGGGCACCTCTCTATCCCAGTATTGGTCATATTACATAGCCATCGCTTATCTTTCCTGTGAAACtctttgaagtcaggaagtattTTCCATCAATCTCCAATACCTataataaagtgcacaataaatgcctgtaaaatgaataaaactctACTCCAAAGCTCTTCCTATTGTAACAGGAAGAACCACTGTTTCCTCCATTATGCTTTTACTATCTTTTTATTATTCACCATATCCTGTTAATTCCACCTTCtaaaaaatgtcttttgaatCCATCTCTTCTTAAAAGTGTCTTTGAATCTATCTCTTCATCTCTACTGCCATTCCCCCGGTTGAGCCATTATGACCCACTAGAAGGTATTAataggaactttaaaaaaaattacaatatccTCTGCTCCTCAACAGCACTGGCTCATAACAGGCACTGATACATTGGAGACATGACTCAGTTCAACTTCTATGACTGGTTGTCTTCATCCTGTCCCCCTCCAGACCAGTGTCCACAAGCAGTTTAAGGGCTCCTTCATTTCTCAATCTTTTTTGTGCTGTACTACAATTGCCTCACATCCACATTCAAGGTTATTGATCCACTCTTAACAGCTGTGTCTCATCTGTTGTTACCCATCAAATGAGTTTATAGTCAATGACCATATTATCTTCATTCTTTCTCAAAACTTTAATTCATGCTCTTatgacatatttttttcattatcctCAATCACTTGCAACATACTTTCATAGTCTATTTTGGATAGCTCCCTAATTCCTTGATTTTCATGTGCAATTTTTCCTCTGCTGTCTCTACCTCATggtgatttactttttttctcaaggggcttgtaattttttattttatgcccATCTTTTTACTTTGGGAGTCCTGAGAGCCCTGGATTTAAATGTGAGCCCCTTGaatgtaatttcatttgttttttcctaagTGCTAATGGTTTCAATGATCTTggaaaatttgcttttttaagactctccctctgttgcccaggctggaggacagtagtgcaatcatagctcactacagcctggaactcctggcctcaagtgattttccaaccttggcctcccaaagcactgttACCATAGgctgagccacggtgcctggccaaatcagtttttatgttaatttctcaGTGTTCCTGAATAACGTTTTTGTGTATTACTTAGACTGATGCCTTCAAGTAATGTTTGGCCTACCCAAGGCTCTGGAGAACCTACTTCCTTGTACTTTTCCTGGGTCAGTGGGAAGATGTTCAAAGGTCCAGGTTTGCAGGCTGCTCAGTTCTGTAACTTTCACACAGCATCAGCTCCCCAAGTCCTGTCTCCCTGTTGGAGTACCAGGATTAAAAGCTCAAACCCTAGAAACCCTATTTTGGTTTGGAATCTCACTGGGCCTTAGTGAAGTCAGCTTATACTTACTCTTCtagtggttatttctttttccttctggaacCTATATGCTTTCCTTTAgcttttgagagagagagagagagagagagatagggagagaCAGCAGGGGCAGATAGGAACAGGATTTAATAATGGGCAGGAGGCCCATCCACATTAGCTTCACCTGCAATACTCCAAGTAGGTAAGTGGTGAACTTCCTAACATACAAAATCTGCCAATGGCTTCCAGTGACCTTAGGTTAAAATTTAAACTTCTTAAAATGTGATACACAAAGCCCTTCAAAACCTGGTCCCTGCTACCTCTCTTTCCTTCCATGACTGCCACTCCCATTGAAAGCCACTGCTCCAATTACTGTTCTTTTCTATACCCTCCCTGGGCTTTCCTGATGCTGTTCACCCTGTCTGAAGTGCCCTTCTCCACTCTCTTCATGTGGTTGACTCTACCCATCTTTCAGATCTCAGTTTTTCCAAGATGCCTTCCCTGGTCCTCCCAGATGATGCGTCCACAGGAACTTGTATCTCCCCCATCACAGCAtgcatgtgtttttttgtgtCATCAAAATTGTTCATCTTCTGTTGAACTCACTGGACTGTAAAGCTCTGAGGGCAGGGACATGCTGTGCCCAGCTCGATGACTGGCATGCACCAGGCACTCACTTCATATTTGATGAATGCAGAGAATGCTTAGTAAGGTTTTAAAAGTCTGTTTCCAGAAGGATAGATACCATGTCATATTAACCCATATTCATCCATAAGTCTAGCAAACTGTGTGCTGGATGAAGGCATACACagggaaaaaaacatttattgtttgGATTGTGAGTAAAAGAGAATTCTCTTAGTGGTTCCCAAGGTGATGGAACCACAACTCATCACAAGAAATCTTCAGGTTGCACTAGGAATAATCCAAATGCAAGTCACACAACACTgggcatttgaaaaaaaaatcattttccattGAGGATTCAAATCAATTTTAATAAGCACAAAATCAGACATGAAATAAATGGAACTACAATACTGATTATTTATCCAGATAAAGCTTTCCAATCCTCACCCCAACTCCTACCCCTGGAAGACGGAATTAATATTTAGGGTCTTTTGGCTTAATAAAAGGACTTCTAGTATCTTAAAAATTTGAGAACTGACGTCCAGTGAAGTAGACTTGGAATCCTCATTGTTTTCATGCAGCACTAGGTACAAGAGATTCCACAGTATGGATCCTACAACGTATGCATTGACAGAAGAGTTCCTGCTCTCTCAGAGGGCTTTGctctccaaagaaaaaagaacatataaCAGTGCCGCACCAAACTGGCCATTTAAAAACGCCCTTCAGAAATCACAAGCTGAGATTTCTGTTGCTTGTTTTGCATTTACTTTGGCAGCCTAGGAAGACGAAGGAAAACAGATCAGCAAtcgaaggaatgaaggaaggagtcTGGGTGGGGTAAGAGACGGGAAATGAAGGAGATACAGCAGTGCTGTGCGCAGCACCAAACTGGGCATCCAAAGATGTACGTCCCAGCCCCAGATCCCCAAGAAACTGGAGCTTCCCTGAGGGTTTCGTGAAGTAACATACACAAGAGCCCTTGTAAAGGATAAAGCCCTCTGTAGATAACCAGTCTCCTAACTCAGTGATTATCTGAGATGTGAGAGCTTTATGAACTAAAATGTGTTGTGCAAAGGTCAACTATTAATATTAGAGGCAGAAAACAGATGTTGCGTTTTTATTCTATAATGAATGGGATGTGCTATGCCACAAGTATATCTTGCAATTTGTTGCCTTTGCTATTCTAATACCTTTCTTCAATTTCTGTCCTTGGAAGAGTTCCAGAgtaagataaaaactgtaaagagaaTAGAGAGATTATGAAACCAGGCCAGGATTAAGTAAGAGACTTGGTTCCAGAAGACACTAAAACAATATCTGCAAAGATACAACCTAGTGTCTTGAGTGTTCCTAGGATGCACAAGATTGGAGAGGAGCTTTGAAGGTAAGACCTTCACACACTCCTTCATACACTCCTCAGCTGTCTCTGTCCCTTATCTGAAGGTATCACGTGGCAGTGAAGACCCAAAGTCAATTCtcttacaagaacagaaaaccacaggCAATGAAAGAATATCTAGTTCTCTACCTTAAAACGCTACTAGCTAGGGTGATCTTTCTGGACCCTAAATGACAAAGTCTGTAGTCATATACTGTCAACTTAAAGGAGAGACAGTGATCTTCCTATTTACTGGAAAACAATCTTCAGAAGAAAACAGTGATTAGAACTGAAATTATATTTAGCAGATATTTATATCCCTTCCAGTCCCCATTCTTATTTTATACCTTAATGCAGGCCTATAATTTGGGAATTTTAATATGGCTACTTGCTGGGGCTAACCAGGGCCTGTCAATAGCTCCTCTCAGTGTTCTAGAATAGAAATTGACTAATAAAAACTGTTAACCGCTCTTTCTCAATGCTGCTGCtgttctttaaaacaaaagattaGCCCAGTACAATCCTTCTAATGGAgatattcttttattcttaattgtCCTATATACAAGCGCTTATCGAAGCTTTCCACGTAACGGTTAGGGACCTTGGAGCACTGGGTTTGAATCCCTGACCTCGCTCATTAGCCTTGTAACACAATTTCCCTAAGCCTCAGTCTTATCCCCAAAAATGCGACTAATACTACCTATCATGTGGTGGTTTTAAGGAGTAAATGAAACAACCTATAGAAATCCTTCCGCATAGAGTCTGGCATAGGGTAGGTGCtcaacatattttattcattttccttcaaGCTATTTGAAATCCTTTTGGGAAGAAGGCAAGATTTAAACGATAAACAAGCAAACAGTTCTTTACTTCAtcataattacaaaaaaatagatgGCATAAGGAAAATCTTGATCTGTCTATTGTTATATCAAAGAAGCCACGCTAAACCAAAAAACAATCCTTGCTTTGGAGGCACTTTATGAAGTAGGATTAAATGAAAGTGTTGGAATACAAATGAGAAGGAACTTTAAACACACATTCTCCCACCGAAGACCATATCAGCAATGCTTCTAATTACCAATATATCAAAACCCTCTCCACTCCCTGTAACTGGCAGGACACAATATGAGGCAAACTCAGTGTACCAAGAAGACCTATGAAAACTTAACCTAGATGGCACAATGAATGAAAGGGAGTGAATTCCCTGGCTTTTGGCCTTCTAACACATGACCAGTATGCTTCAGACCAtgtttaaaactgtttttgtaaaatatttttgccacctaagttgttttttccccccttcaTAAAAGTGATATTTGAGTAGTGAGGGGAGAAATGGTTCAAAACTTGTTACAATAGGTACCAAAGAAAGAGAATAAGGTATAGAGAAAGGGAAgactggaagaaagaaaaagaggtcaaGTATGTAGTAGGTGGTACAGGGAAGTCAGTGGACGCTAAGACACAAGTATCTTCTGCCTGGAAATGCTGCAGATTTTGTGGTTAGCCTCCAGATATTAGGTGGGAATAAACATGTCATTGAGAGTAAAtgtaaacacaaaaatgaaaaagaaaaattgtaacaATTCACTTTATTCTTAACTAAAATGTTTTTGATGGTTATATATGGCAGGCCTAGGAGGCAATGTTAGACAGTAGATAGCTGCCTTTGGGGGAGGGTGACCTGTGTTCTGTCCCCCGCTCTATGTTGTAAAGAGGTGTCATTTTGGACAAGTCACAGCAGCTCATGTTGAATCTTGGGTTGATTCTTTATCTAAAGGTAGAGAACTGAACCAGCTTTTTGATGTTGAGGAGGAGTTTTGAGAGGAACAAGGATATACACCATCTCTGTTGAATATTTGGGCCATAATGTATCAGCCTAGGACGCTG from Piliocolobus tephrosceles isolate RC106 chromosome 13, ASM277652v3, whole genome shotgun sequence encodes:
- the ZNF202 gene encoding zinc finger protein 202 isoform X1, encoding MATAVEPEDQDLWEEEGILMVKLEDDFTCGPESVLQRDDPVLETSHQNFRRFRYQEAASPREALIRLRELCHQWLRPERRTKEQILELLVLEQFLTVLPGELQSWVRGQRPESGEEAVTLVEGLQKQPRRPRRWVTVHVHGQEVLSEETVHLGAEPESPSELQDPVQSSTPQQSPEETTQSPDRGAPAEQRPHREEELQSLQESEVPVPQEPDLPAERSSGDSEMVALLTALSQVCPNYLCTTESLFEEPLGISHTKQGLVTFKDVAVCFSQDQWSDLDPTQKEFYGEYVLEEDCGIVVSLSFPIPRPDEISQVREEEPWVPDIQEPQETQEPEILSFTYTGDRSKDEEECPELEDLSLEDIHRPVLGEPEIHQTPDWEIVFEDNPGGLNERRFGTNISQVNSFVNLQETTPIQPLLGRHHDCSVCGKSFTCNSHLVRHLRTHTGEKPYKCMECGKSYTRSSHLARHQKVHKMNTPYKYPLNQKNLEETSPLTQAERTPSVEKPYRCDDCGKHFRWTSDLVRHQRTHTGEKPFFCTICGKSFSQKSVLTTHQRIHLGGKPYLCGECGEDFSEHRRYLAHRKTHAAEELYLCSECGRCFTHSVAFAKHLRGHASVRPCRCNECGKSFSRRDHLVRHQRTHTGEKPFTCPTCGKSFSRGYHLIRHQRTHSEKTS
- the ZNF202 gene encoding zinc finger protein 202 isoform X3, producing the protein MVALLTALSQGLVTFKDVAVCFSQDQWSDLDPTQKEFYGEYVLEEDCGIVVSLSFPIPRPDEISQVREEEPWVPDIQEPQETQEPEILSFTYTGDRSKDEEECPELEDLSLEDIHRPVLGEPEIHQTPDWEIVFEDNPGGLNERRFGTNISQVNSFVNLQETTPIQPLLGRHHDCSVCGKSFTCNSHLVRHLRTHTGEKPYKCMECGKSYTRSSHLARHQKVHKMNTPYKYPLNQKNLEETSPLTQAERTPSVEKPYRCDDCGKHFRWTSDLVRHQRTHTGEKPFFCTICGKSFSQKSVLTTHQRIHLGGKPYLCGECGEDFSEHRRYLAHRKTHAAEELYLCSECGRCFTHSVAFAKHLRGHASVRPCRCNECGKSFSRRDHLVRHQRTHTGEKPFTCPTCGKSFSRGYHLIRHQRTHSEKTS
- the ZNF202 gene encoding zinc finger protein 202 isoform X2, translating into MATAVEPEDQDLWEEEGILMVKLEDDFTCGPESVLQRDDPVLETSHQNFRRFRYQEAASPREALIRLRELCHQWLRPERRTKEQILELLVLEQFLTVLPGELQSWVRGQRPESGEEAVTLVEGLQKQPRRPRRWVTVHVHGQEVLSEETVHLGAEPESPSELQDPVQSSTPQQSPEETTQSPDRGAPAEQRPHREEELQSLQESEVPVPQEPDLPAERSSGDSEMVALLTALSQGLVTFKDVAVCFSQDQWSDLDPTQKEFYGEYVLEEDCGIVVSLSFPIPRPDEISQVREEEPWVPDIQEPQETQEPEILSFTYTGDRSKDEEECPELEDLSLEDIHRPVLGEPEIHQTPDWEIVFEDNPGGLNERRFGTNISQVNSFVNLQETTPIQPLLGRHHDCSVCGKSFTCNSHLVRHLRTHTGEKPYKCMECGKSYTRSSHLARHQKVHKMNTPYKYPLNQKNLEETSPLTQAERTPSVEKPYRCDDCGKHFRWTSDLVRHQRTHTGEKPFFCTICGKSFSQKSVLTTHQRIHLGGKPYLCGECGEDFSEHRRYLAHRKTHAAEELYLCSECGRCFTHSVAFAKHLRGHASVRPCRCNECGKSFSRRDHLVRHQRTHTGEKPFTCPTCGKSFSRGYHLIRHQRTHSEKTS